Proteins encoded in a region of the Coffea eugenioides isolate CCC68of chromosome 4, Ceug_1.0, whole genome shotgun sequence genome:
- the LOC113768859 gene encoding polyadenylate-binding protein 6-like has translation MATAAAVSMDHAPPPGPSTTLQRASLYVGDLHPDVIEADLIQVFRTMGALDSVRVCRDRVSRKSLCYAYVNFLNTSDASRALASLNHRKLRGKSMRIMWCQRDPLARKNGVANLYVKNLDPSVNNAHLEGLFGKYGTILSCKVAEENGKSKGFGFVQFDSEDAATTALNALNDTMFEGKKLCVCKFIRKSERNDASEKTFANLYFKNLDENVTVDFLKEKFSEHGTVCNIVIMKDDEGKSRGFGFVKFSLHEEAKKAVECLNGALLGSKNLYVGRAQKKAEREQILKQAHEFMLDNNYAKSKASNLFVKNLSLSFDDLELEELFSDYGKVTSAKVMYNEDGASRGFGFVCFSCPEEAKRALESLNGTTVRGMVLYVALAHRRKEHPTQLQSIDTKQSFQTPHWNIHVPQYYPLYYNVPPVPIPHFRPFQPRLYQAFCRSLSGFFPFDDQRLQGKFCTHLQVPLQQSQQEPIKGMAHQYHPKKFSTAYGSTQPLNIGSVKQQKPSSKLGNKTVYGPLETSTTGPGSVNSPIIDSKHDPEFGALKQKKPSCKLGKKSTCADNGTSARGFGSGSVSSAARTSSQWVYKKNCRTMLQPLDKNSQPGHTAEKPEVFVNTNVQELPESQNPNDEGKFWERLT, from the exons ATGGCGACAGCAGCAGCCGTGTCCATGGACCATGCACCACCACCAGGGCCGTCTACTACGCTGCAAAGAGCATCTCTCTACGTCGGAGATCTCCATCCGGACGTGATCGAGGCGGATTTGATACAagtttttcggacgatgggcGCATTGGACTCAGTTCGAGTTTGCAGAGACAGAGTGTCTCGCAAGTCTCTTTGCTACGCCTACGTCAATTTCCTCAACACTTCGGATG CATCTAGAGCTCTGGCCAGCCTTAACCATagaaaattgaggggaaaaagtATGAGGATCATGTGGTGTCAGAGGGATCCTCTTGCAAGAAAGAATGGGGTAGCTAATCTGTATGTGAAGAATCTTGATCCTTCAGTTAACAATGCTCACTTGGAAGGGTTGTTTGGCAAATATGGGACAATACTTTCTTGCAAAGTTGCCGAGGAAAATGGGAAGAGTAAAGGCTTTGGGTTTGTTCAGTTTGACTCTGAGGATGCAGCCACAACTGCTCTTAATGCTCTCAATGACACCATGTTTGAAGGGAAGAAATT ATGTGTATGCAAATTTATTAGGAAGAGTGAGAGAAATGATGCTTCTGAGAAAACATTCGCaaatttatatttcaaaaatcttGATGAGAATGTTACCGTGGATTTCCTCAAAGAAAAGTTTTCAGAACATGGGACAGTCTGCAACATTGTGATTATGAAGGATGATGAGGGGAAGTCAAGAGGTTTTGGATTTGTGAAATTCAGTTTGCATGAAGAGGCTAAGAAGGCAGTCGAATGCCTCAATGGTGCTCTTCTTG GTTCCAAGAATCTGTACGTGGGAAGGGCTCAAAAGAAAGCAGAGAGGGAACAGATCTTGAAGCAAGCACATGAGTTTATGCTCGACAATAATTATGCAAAGTCCAAGGCTTCAAACCTCTTTGTGAAGAATCTCAGTTTATCATTTGATGACCTGGAACTGGAAGAACTTTTCAGTGATTATGGCAAAGTTACTTCAGCCAAGGTGATGTATAATGAAGATGGTGCCAGCAGAGGATTtggttttgtatgtttttcttGTCCAGAAGAAGCAAAGAGGGCTTTGGAATCACTAAATG GAACTACTGTCCGAGGTATGGTTCTGTATGTGGCCTTGGCTCACCGTAGAAAAGAACATCCTACGCAGTTGCAGAGCATCGACACTAAACAGTCATTCCAAACTCCTCACTGGAACATCCATGTCCCTCAATATTATCCTTTATATTACAATGTCCCTCCAGTTCCCATCCcacacttccgccctttccagCCAAGGCTGTACCAAGCCTTCTGCAGATCTCTCAGCGGATTTTTCCCCTTTGACGACCAAAGACTTCAGGGAAAGTTCTGTACCCAT TTGCAGGTTCCACTTCAACAGTCGCAGCAGGAGCCCATCAAAGGCATGGCTCACCAGTATCAT CCTAAAAAGTTTAGTACTGCTTATGGTTCAACGCAACCCCTGAATATTGGTTCTGTGAAGCAGCAAAAACCATCAAGTAAACTGGGAAATAAAACTGTCTATGGTCCTCTTGAGACTTCTACGACAGGGCCAGGATCTGTAAATTCTCCTATTATTGATTCTAAACATGACCCAGAATTTGGTGCTTTGAAGCAGAAGAAACCCTCATGTAAACTGGGAAAGAAGAGTACCTGTGCTGACAATGGAACTTCTGCCAGAGGATTTGGATCTGGATCTGTAAGTTCTGCTGCTAGAACATCATCACAATGGGTATACAAGAAAAACTGTAGGACAATGCTACAACCTTTGGACAAGAATAGTCAG CCTGGACATACTGCTGAGAAACCCGAAGTATTTGTGAATACGAATGTGCAGGAGCTACCAGAGTCCCAAAATCCAAATGATGAAGGCAAATTCTGGGAGCGTCTCACATAG